A segment of the Candida albicans SC5314 chromosome 2, complete sequence genome:
TCTCTGCTTCTCTTTCGTTGTCCACTGCTGCATAGCACAATGCCGCCTCACACAGCATGTGCAATCTTTCGTAAATCTCTATAGCCGATCGTAAAACTCCCAAAGACATGTACTTTTCTGCAAGCTTGGCATCCATAGCCCATTGGGGTAGAAGAGGTAGCAAATGAATGAATCTCAATCTCAGTGCTGTAGTGGCACTGGTGTCCTCCTCCATCGATTCGGGTATAATTCTGGTTTTAATCTTAATTCCCATTTCTTCAATCAAAGAAGTCATTTGGAGTATACCTCTTTCAATAGTTCTAGACTTGTTTGTTTCGAGCAAAGACCGTTCCCATAAGGCACGTGAAAAAATCGACCAATTCACTTTACCTGCACTTGCGTATAAAACACGACCCACCAATGCAGAAAGTTCCTCCTCTACCAATGGATCGCTTGCTGGCGATGTTTGTTTCAACACGGTTAGTcttaacaacaactgcaAGTTATCGAGATTATTCAAGGCTGGCTGGTTGTTTGGGTCAAGATCTTTCAAATCTGCTGGAATATCTTCCTGTTTCATAGCTAAGGGAAGCAATTTTTCGTCAGCGGTATTTTGTTGTAACAAAAAGGAATCATATCTTATTCTTTTAGTGtcttgttcaatttcaatctCAAGATCCTCTAAAGATTCGTATTGTGGTTTTTCTAATAACAAATCAGAATCCAACTGACAACTTTCTGGGGTGGAAGTTTCAACTTCGTAGAGAGTGTTTTGGCTACTCTTTGCTAGCACAATCAAGTTTGATGTGAAAAAATTCTGAAACTTTGTTCTTTTTGCCTTTGCTCCGGAAAGTAGCAATTGGAAGTCCGACAACTTTTTGGCCTGGATTAATGGTGAGACGGCAGCGTGCTCTGTTGACGAATGAATATGAATTCTAGAAACTTCCAAAAGAAACTGAATCTGAACTAGTTTTTGCAACTCGGGGAAGTCTGGTGGTGCAATTGCATTCACTAATGATGAGTTGAGAATTATTCCACAAACCGACAGTATGATGCTCGGTGGTTCCGATACTACTGATAAATGTACTTGCAATCCTCTGACTTTCCACCAACAAAGAGAAGCAGTAATTGGGTCTTGGACTTTGGAGGCTTCGGTAACAAAATCCAAGAGTTTGGTTGGATCGCTTCTGCTGAAAAGGGATAATTGAGGAGGTGTTTGTAACAATCTTTCGAAAATCAATTCTGACATCACTAAAAAGAGAGGTTCTTGCATCAAGTCGTACGCTTGTTGTCCTTCAATGCTAAGCAATTTAATAGCTTCAGCCTGTACGTTTTCGGTATTCTCATTTGGGAACCACAAAGACTGTGCTGTTTTCGAAACTGGTGGACCAGTAAAATTTGCTTGGACAAATGACTGCAAACATGCAACACCCAATATCTGCAAACAGATGACACTATCTTTGCCAAAGTACTTATCCAGTAAAGCTATCAACTGGTCAACATATTCGTTTAAGACATCAATTAAGTTGTTCGATGAGTATTTCTGTAAAATATTCTGTAATTGAGGCAAATGCAATATTTCTTTGAAATCACTCACTTCAAATAAATGTTCTGATTTCCCCTCTAAAATACTAAGAATTGAGTATCCGACTCTTTCATTGGATCCAACTTCAAAAGTCCCTGGAGGAACTAGTAATAATAGTTGCgataaatatttcttcaaacAATCCATGTCTGGTGTAAGTACGCCATCGTtggttctttttttttttggaattttttttttttttgcttacTAAACTCATCTCTTACTAAATCACAATATTCTATATttatgcaaaaaaaaaaaaccagGTACAAATTCTTATAAATGactatttattaattacCACCGAAAAACGATAGCCGCTTTTTAGAGTCGGTACTACTACTTTCTGTTCTCTTATGTTCTCCTGACCTACGGCCCTTGCTAGGCTTTTTTAATGAGCTTCTAATCTTGAGCCTGCTCATATGTGATCCATTGTCAGGGTTTTCATCATCTGAAGCAAAGTCAATAACCTCTTCCTGTAAACTAAACTGTGATGGATTGTGTGTACTAGAGCcaactctttttttaaatgcTGAATTTGCCGCAACTTTGGTTTCACCTGTTTTTAATTGGGAATCATCCATATCAATTAAAGACACTTCTGAGATGTTATTGGATTTCAGGTATCTGAGCGATGGTGATGCACTAGAGGATTCCAACCCAACCTCCAAATCTATCAAGTTACATTCAGGTTTTGCTAATTTAGGGTTTTCAAGGAAAACGGGTTCGGTTGATACTGGTACCTGTTTTATGTCCGGCAAAGCCGGTGGTAGACTAAATGCAAAATTATCCAGTGTCGAGTTATAATTGCCCCAAGgattattctttttgtgTGTTTCAGGTTGCTCATAATTGCCGTCCTCTTTAGCTGCAGCCAGTGACTTGGCATAAGGAAATGGGTTCTTGGCACTTCCAACTGGGTCTGTATCGACATGCAAGTGCTCGACTCGTTGCAGCAAATCATAAAAGTCAGCATCGGTATCTCCTTTTTCCGTTGCTGGACTTTCGGTGGTAGAAAAAATAACATCAGCCAATTTTTCTGCTTCTTTACTAGGTTTGGGCAACTGATCCGCGTCTACTGCGTGTACATCAATTCCCTTGGTTGAGACCGCATCAGAATGAGATGTCTTGATACTGGTCAGTCGCAGCGGTTCCGTGCTCTTTTGTATGGGGACCTCAATCTCTTCTAACGAGGGATATCTTTGCTCGGCATCTTCTAAGCCTTCTATTTCTGCCAAGTCATCCTCCAGACTGAAACCTGCCAATGATTCGCGCGATGATCCGGAGGTGAGGGTTGAAGGTACACCTAGCGTggttgatttgatttctgGAGATAATTGTGAGTCTATAGAAGGAGTGGCTGCGGGTTTGGCATGGTGTTCAGGTTGAGATTCTGTAGAGGCTAACTCTTTTCCATCTGCTGGAAGGGAATCTCCAGCAGCCACTGGTGGCTCTTTGGTGAGTCCAGCTTCAGAGTTTGCAAGTGcatgttgttgataatataaTTGCTTTTGGCGCAATAACTCATTCTGCTTATGGACTTGATATTCGTGCAATGCCTGGAAATTGTAAGGCCCAGCATTGTAAAAAtcttttagttttagttttgcAAAGTCAATACTCATCAATTTACacaccaaaatcaaaacttgGACGATGTTGGGACGAAATAATGGATTTTCTTGAAGCATGATGATAATTAAATTCTTAAGGTCTCCTGAATACTCGGGGTATGGCGGAAACTGAAACGAGGCATGTAATATAGCAATATCCCCATTGGCTTCAAATGGGGTGGTGTAGTAGCACAATTTGTAGAGAAAACACCCTAAAGCCCAAATATCTGCTTTCTCGTCTATTGGTATTCCTCGGTATAAATCCACCATTTCTGGAGACCGGTACTGAGGGGTGGTGTGGTAAAGGATATCATGGCTGAGATAATTAAACTGTTGTTGGTCTTGTGGAGGCATGGTCGGAATCGCTGTGGACCCGAAATCACACAACTGAAACTGATTCTTAGAGTCGATCAatacattttcaattttgatatCGCGGTGcactaatttcaatttatgcATTTCATATATCCCTTGACATATATCCAACATGATTTTGAGGATCTGTGGCTCTGttagttttgttttgatatGTTTATTCATATAGTCTAGTAATGAACCGTTGGGGCACAATTccatcaacaccaatacCTGATAGGTGCCATTTTCTAATCGTTCAGCATGTGAGTCATAATACTTTACAATGTTTCTGCTATGGCGCAATGTCTTCATAACATCAACTTCTTTGCGCAACTCATTCAATCCATTCTTATCTGGCACAATCACTCGTTTCAAACATGCAATGTCGGACTCGTTCTCTAATGGGTCTATTGTAACTTTGTAAATATGGGCAAACCCACCTTCGGAAAGGTATTTGACAACAGTAACCTTGTGTTTTCCAACCTGGAGAACTGTGCCCTCTGGAAGTTTTGGAAGATGACCCattggtagtggtggtagtggtggcGTTGCTGGAGAAAATGTAAATTAGTtgagcaaaaaaaaaaaatagagaAACGAGATTTGAAGGGGACaacaaacagaaaaaaaagatgtcAGTGCGCCTATTCAGGGTTGTTAACTAAATACTATACATCAAATTCTTGCTTATATATGTTTTGTATCTCTTCGTATGTGAACGGAATGAATACCTTCTCAACTCCTGAAGGATCTTTTACTAGCTGACACATTTTATGCTCAACATACTCTTTTAAGAATGTTCTAAAGTTCATCTCGTTGGAAGTAATGAACTCGTCCAAACATGTATTGTATAGGCTTTTTAGGTCAACAGCAACCTTGGCATTACCTTTCAAACCCACTCTTCCAGAAGCAGATGGGACAGCTTTCTCCATTTTATCCAATTGTGCAATCAATAGCTCGCGGTAGAGGTTTCGGTGATTGTCGGTAAGCGAGCGCAAGACATACTTGGCACCAAGGCCACCCACaaattttttggatttgCCTAAACTTATCACGTCTCGGAAAGATGTTTCTCGTTGGTAAGTGGCATATGTTGTGAGATTATGCCAGATGAAATTCAAGTTTTTAACTTTGGACAGGTCCCATAACAATGATGCATTGATGTGGTCGGTAGATGACATGGCCCATACTTCTGGTAGTGTCATTAATTGCGACAAAAGCGTCTGTGTCTTGTCTACTCTAAAAACTTCCCCATCAAGATTGTGaataatcaacaagatTTTGGGTTTATGGAAACCGATACTTCCACAGGGCAGTCTATGGTTGTTTAGATAATCAACCACAAAGGGAACCGTTCCAGCTATATGTTTTGGGTACAGTTCGTTTGGCAAAAGGATGGAAGCGATTTCGAGAATTAgttttttgatattgatgctAGGGTTAAAACCGTTAACCACCAAAACCTTTGGCAAATCGGCGTGTACCACATTTTCCCACCAGATGCCAAAATAGTTTGTGGCAAAATCTCGGAGTAGATCGATTTTGGATCCGACTCCGtagaaattcaaattgaacCCTTGTGACATTTCAAAACACCACTGGTGATAGATATACTTGTGCAATTCGAAAAGGTGGCGTTTGCGTTGGAAACTGAGGTTGTCGCCCAACTTTACTAACCTGGCAAAATCTTTGTACTCAATCTGGGGTGCCAATGCTGTTAAAGAGTTGCCACTTTGTTTAACTCTGGTAGTTTGCTGTTCAAAGTATCCTTCTGGCCCTTCTAAGTAAAATACTTTTTCGTCCACAAACCTGCCTTCTTTGAACTTTGCAGGGTCAACTCCATCAAAGTATTTGGAGATGTACTCCTTGTCAGTGATATTTCCGTCAGCATCGAGGGTGGGAATAGGAAGCGGCACAAACGTTTTCTTCTCTTCATGCGTGTT
Coding sequences within it:
- a CDS encoding tetratricopeptide repeat-containing protein (Protein with a predicted role in cell wall integrity; repressed in core stress response), with the translated sequence MDCLKKYLSQLLLLVPPGTFEVGSNERVGYSILSILEGKSEHLFEVSDFKEILHLPQLQNILQKYSSNNLIDVLNEYVDQLIALSDKYFGKDSVICLQILGVACLQSFVQANFTGPPVSKTAQSLWFPNENTENVQAEAIKLLSIEGQQAYDLMQEPLFLVMSELIFERLLQTPPQLSLFSRSDPTKLLDFVTEASKVQDPITASLCWWKVRGLQVHLSVVSEPPSIISSVCGIILNSSLVNAIAPPDFPELQKLVQIQFLLEVSRIHIHSSTEHAAVSPLIQAKKLSDFQLLLSGAKAKRTKFQNFFTSNLIVLAKSSQNTLYEVETSTPESCQLDSDLLLEKPQYESLEDLEIEIEQDTKRIRYDSFLLQQNTADEKLLPLAMKQEDIPADLKDLDPNNQPALNNLDNLQLLLRLTVLKQTSPASDPLVEEELSALVGRVLYASAGKVNWSIFSRALWERSLLETNKSRTIERGILQMTSLIEEMGIKIKTRIIPESMEEDTSATTASRLRFIHLLPLLPQWAMDAKLAEKYMSLGVLRSAIEIYERLHMSCEAALCYAAVDNEREAENIILQRLATHPEDARAISILGDIRQDPSLWEKAWEVGHYAKAKASLSHYYYSPPRKDIDLAIKHMFDCLTVNPLSYENWYFYGCCGLESGQFELASEAFTRCVSLDDSNSYAWSNLASALLKLDKTKPAFNALKKAIRSGGESRKSWRIYENYVNVAAKLHEWNDVLQGCRELIEIRKNEGDTAIDIPVLEKLVEILVSEEFPGDGERLSHYQSSCIDLVCNVLPKVITSSARCWRIVARVELWRKRPWAALECHEKAYRVMVHNPELESSETIWNEIVDACEDLVSAFESLGELPGKHGAGDLVCKDWKYKARTTVRSLMSKGKDMWEDSPGWERLQNMKRDLSN
- the AKL1 gene encoding serine/threonine protein kinase (Putative serine/threonine protein kinase; induced during the mating process); this translates as MGHLPKLPEGTVLQVGKHKVTVVKYLSEGGFAHIYKVTIDPLENESDIACLKRVIVPDKNGLNELRKEVDVMKTLRHSRNIVKYYDSHAERLENGTYQVLVLMELCPNGSLLDYMNKHIKTKLTEPQILKIMLDICQGIYEMHKLKLVHRDIKIENVLIDSKNQFQLCDFGSTAIPTMPPQDQQQFNYLSHDILYHTTPQYRSPEMVDLYRGIPIDEKADIWALGCFLYKLCYYTTPFEANGDIAILHASFQFPPYPEYSGDLKNLIIIMLQENPLFRPNIVQVLILVCKLMSIDFAKLKLKDFYNAGPYNFQALHEYQVHKQNELLRQKQLYYQQHALANSEAGLTKEPPVAAGDSLPADGKELASTESQPEHHAKPAATPSIDSQLSPEIKSTTLGVPSTLTSGSSRESLAGFSSEDDLAEIEGLEDAEQRYPSLEEIEVPIQKSTEPSRSTSIKTSHSDAVSTKGIDVHAVDADQLPKPSKEAEKLADVIFSTTESPATEKGDTDADFYDLSQRVEHLHVDTDPVGSAKNPFPYAKSSAAAKEDGNYEQPETHKKNNPWGNYNSTSDNFAFSLPPALPDIKQVPVSTEPVFLENPKLAKPECNLIDLEVGLESSSASPSLRYSKSNNISEVSLIDMDDSQLKTGETKVAANSAFKKRVGSSTHNPSQFSLQEEVIDFASDDENPDNGSHMSRLKIRSSLKKPSKGRRSGEHKRTESSSTDSKKRLSFFGGN
- a CDS encoding origin recognition complex subunit 2 (Phosphorylated protein of unknown function), whose product is MSHSNALPNSPFRSPKKQRMEVIGPLNASRFSFSPVKTPPHGRAGLSSPEKRLVKDLDKSARKRANNSLYNRLMDEYSDTDDYLDEQDRILADRIIKQSRGEPDEVNYGSDVELEIDLTQQRRTRRREKKVVYSSDSSNEYEDTGMPEESSSEEEEADDDDGNVEFVYGPPKERKTSLSSSPPTVKPTVRRTKRGRPSKSELVSGQIKSIFHQDDVLFSTDRKTFTPTKPTAAKKPVSNYLTSIFDQNFDRSKVPSLSGIPKSTNTHEEKKTFVPLPIPTLDADGNITDKEYISKYFDGVDPAKFKEGRFVDEKVFYLEGPEGYFEQQTTRVKQSGNSLTALAPQIEYKDFARLVKLGDNLSFQRKRHLFELHKYIYHQWCFEMSQGFNLNFYGVGSKIDLLRDFATNYFGIWWENVVHADLPKVLVVNGFNPSINIKKLILEIASILLPNESYPKHIAGTVPFVVDYLNNHRSPCGSIGFHKPKILLIIHNLDGEVFRVDKTQTLLSQLMTLPEVWAMSSTDHINASLLWDSSKVKNLNFIWHNLTTYATYQRETSFRDVISLGKSKKFVGGLGAKYVLRSLTDNHRNLYRELLIAQLDKMEKAVPSASGRVGLKGNAKVAVDLKSLYNTCLDEFITSNEMNFRTFLKEYVEHKMCQLVKDPSGVEKVFIPFTYEEIQNIYKQEFDV